In Anaerostipes hadrus ATCC 29173 = JCM 17467, a single genomic region encodes these proteins:
- a CDS encoding nucleotidyltransferase family protein: MDTTLIIMAAGIGSRYGAGIKQLAKMGPNGEIIMDYSIRDAKEAGFNKVVFIIRKDIFEEFEEIIGNRIKDQIDVEYVFQELDDLPEGFEVPEGRTKPWGTGQAVLCCKDVVKEPFVIINADDYYGKEAFVKLHDFLVSGEDLGREFTMGMAGFILKNTLSDNGTVTRGVSVVDENGLLSQVHETTGIMMGEDGKIKCDLPNVQEWISPEDKVSMNMWAAYPEFLEFLAEDFKTFLSEVEEGDLKKEYLLPNIVDKLLKEGRANVKVLETQDRWFGVTYQEDKEAVQKAFAGLIKEGVYPANLWG, encoded by the coding sequence ATGGATACTACATTAATAATTATGGCAGCCGGAATCGGATCAAGATACGGTGCAGGAATCAAACAGCTTGCGAAGATGGGACCGAATGGTGAGATCATTATGGATTATTCAATTCGTGATGCGAAAGAAGCTGGATTTAATAAGGTTGTATTTATTATCCGTAAGGACATCTTTGAAGAATTTGAAGAGATAATCGGCAATCGAATTAAAGATCAGATTGATGTAGAATATGTATTTCAGGAATTAGATGACCTTCCAGAAGGATTTGAAGTACCAGAAGGACGTACAAAGCCTTGGGGAACAGGACAGGCTGTTCTTTGCTGCAAGGATGTTGTCAAGGAACCATTTGTGATCATCAACGCAGATGATTACTATGGAAAGGAAGCTTTTGTGAAGCTTCATGATTTCTTAGTATCTGGAGAAGATCTTGGAAGAGAATTCACAATGGGAATGGCAGGATTTATCCTGAAGAATACATTAAGTGACAATGGAACTGTCACACGAGGAGTTAGTGTTGTAGATGAGAATGGATTATTAAGCCAGGTTCATGAGACAACAGGAATTATGATGGGGGAAGATGGTAAGATCAAGTGTGATCTTCCAAATGTTCAGGAATGGATCAGTCCAGAGGATAAGGTTTCTATGAATATGTGGGCTGCATATCCAGAATTTTTAGAGTTCCTTGCAGAAGACTTCAAGACTTTCTTAAGTGAAGTAGAAGAAGGAGATCTAAAGAAAGAATATTTATTACCAAACATCGTAGATAAATTATTGAAAGAAGGACGTGCAAACGTCAAAGTATTAGAGACACAGGATCGATGGTTCGGTGTAACTTATCAGGAAGATAAGGAAGCTGTACAGAAAGCATTTGCCGGATTGATCAAAGAAGGTGTCTACCCAGCAAATTTATGGGGCTAA
- a CDS encoding RNA-guided endonuclease InsQ/TnpB family protein, with amino-acid sequence MRKLLKSFKTEINPTVEQKIKINKTIGTCRYVYNFYLGHNKALYDKGEKFMTGKSFSVWLNNEYIPNNPEKVWMKEAYSKAVKKSIEDGCTAFTRFFKHQSAFPNFKKKGKSDVKMYFVKNNPKDCRCERHRLNIPSLGWVRMKEKGYIPTTKDGWKIKSGTVSIKAGKYYVSVLVEIPDAKIANNSNDGIGIDLGLKDLAIVSNGKTYKNINKSARVKKLEKKLRREQRCLSRKYENLKKGESTQKNIQKQKLKVQRLYHKIDNIRTDYINKSIAEIVKAKPSYITIEDLNVSGMMKNRHLSKAVASQKFYEFRTKLKAKCDENGIELRVVDRWYPSSKMCHCCGAIKKDLKLSDRIYRCDCGYVENRDFNAALNLRDALTYEVA; translated from the coding sequence ATGAGAAAATTGCTAAAGAGCTTCAAAACGGAAATAAATCCGACAGTCGAGCAAAAAATCAAGATCAACAAGACGATTGGCACTTGTAGATATGTTTACAACTTCTATCTCGGGCACAACAAAGCTTTATACGATAAAGGCGAAAAGTTTATGACTGGCAAGAGTTTTAGCGTATGGCTCAATAATGAGTACATTCCTAATAATCCTGAAAAAGTATGGATGAAAGAAGCGTATTCAAAAGCTGTAAAAAAGTCTATTGAAGATGGATGTACTGCATTTACAAGATTTTTTAAACATCAAAGTGCTTTTCCTAATTTCAAAAAGAAAGGTAAATCTGATGTAAAAATGTATTTCGTAAAGAATAATCCTAAAGATTGTAGATGCGAGAGACATAGGTTGAACATACCCAGTTTAGGTTGGGTACGCATGAAAGAAAAAGGCTATATACCAACAACTAAAGACGGATGGAAAATCAAAAGCGGTACAGTATCCATCAAAGCAGGCAAATATTATGTGTCAGTTCTTGTGGAAATTCCCGACGCTAAGATTGCTAATAATAGCAATGACGGTATAGGAATTGACCTGGGTTTGAAAGACTTGGCGATTGTTTCTAATGGCAAAACTTATAAAAATATCAATAAGTCAGCAAGAGTTAAAAAATTGGAAAAGAAATTGCGCAGAGAACAAAGATGTCTCTCACGCAAGTATGAGAATTTAAAGAAAGGAGAGTCTACTCAAAAGAATATACAAAAGCAAAAGCTCAAAGTGCAAAGACTTTATCATAAAATAGATAATATCCGTACTGACTATATCAATAAATCAATAGCCGAGATAGTGAAAGCCAAGCCATCTTATATAACTATTGAAGATTTGAATGTATCAGGAATGATGAAGAACAGACATCTATCAAAAGCCGTTGCATCACAAAAGTTCTATGAATTTAGAACTAAGCTGAAAGCTAAGTGCGATGAAAATGGTATTGAATTAAGAGTCGTAGACAGATGGTATCCATCATCCAAAATGTGTCACTGTTGTGGTGCTATCAAGAAAGATTTGAAGCTTTCAGATAGAATATACCGTTGTGATTGTGGCTATGTCGAGAATAGGGATTTTAATGCTGCTCTTAATCTAAGAGATGCTTTAACTTACGAAGTTGCATAA
- a CDS encoding metallophosphoesterase family protein translates to MKFIHIADVHWGARPEREQTFGRIREQEIKETFQRVIDHANKQQVDLLLIAGDLFDQPPTQQELREVDYLLSRLNHTRTVLIAGNHDHLEPHDAFSKYKWNSEVYLLDGKQRDHISFEDLETTIYGFSYWKNQITKPLYDHMKPDESEGSDFSILLAHGGDESHIPIQREALKWSGFDYIALGHIHKPEIIFEDLMAYAGSLEPLDHTETGYHGLIEGEISEEKKQITFVPFAKRMYTQVEVMISDEMSALEIVDRVETELSYRGRENIYEIVLTGSIDPQIHLDFYEITSQYMVTDIIYETKNQWEYEQLSEEDDFIIQKVADILKDEPEALRYAMEALTYAREK, encoded by the coding sequence TTGAAATTTATTCATATCGCAGATGTTCATTGGGGAGCCAGACCAGAGAGAGAGCAGACATTTGGAAGGATCAGAGAACAAGAGATCAAAGAGACATTTCAAAGAGTCATTGATCATGCGAATAAGCAACAGGTAGATCTGTTATTGATCGCAGGGGATCTGTTTGATCAGCCGCCAACGCAGCAGGAGCTGAGAGAAGTGGATTATCTGTTGTCCAGATTGAATCATACAAGAACGGTTTTGATCGCAGGGAATCACGATCATCTGGAACCGCATGATGCATTTTCCAAGTATAAATGGAATTCGGAAGTTTATCTTCTGGATGGAAAACAAAGAGATCATATTTCTTTTGAAGATCTTGAAACAACCATTTATGGCTTTAGTTATTGGAAGAATCAGATCACGAAACCATTGTATGATCACATGAAACCAGATGAGAGCGAAGGCAGTGATTTTTCAATCCTGCTGGCACATGGAGGGGATGAAAGTCATATCCCGATTCAGAGAGAAGCGTTAAAATGGTCTGGATTCGACTATATCGCTCTTGGACATATCCATAAACCAGAGATCATTTTCGAAGATCTGATGGCATATGCAGGATCGCTGGAACCATTGGATCACACAGAGACGGGATATCATGGGCTGATCGAAGGGGAGATCAGCGAAGAAAAGAAACAGATAACCTTCGTTCCCTTTGCAAAAAGAATGTATACACAAGTGGAAGTCATGATATCTGATGAGATGTCAGCGTTAGAGATCGTAGATCGGGTAGAAACGGAACTTTCATATCGTGGAAGAGAGAATATATATGAGATTGTACTGACAGGAAGTATTGATCCACAGATCCATCTGGACTTTTATGAGATCACGAGCCAATATATGGTCACAGATATCATTTATGAAACGAAGAATCAATGGGAATACGAACAGCTATCAGAGGAAGATGATTTTATCATCCAGAAGGTTGCAGATATTTTAAAAGATGAACCAGAGGCTTTGCGTTATGCGATGGAAGCTTTAACATATGCCAGGGAGAAGTAA
- a CDS encoding AAA family ATPase, protein MKIEEINIDGFGKFHKYHCQTSGKLEVFYGKNESGKTTLRKFMIAMLFGLEKSRGLAARYDDFTRYQPVNGGIYGGSMVFEKDGIRYKIMRNFAQGQTEYRIFDADTMEELKGKEYLFESDQQAFENTVSMTQAEIRTGREMKEVLQNSMANLRSSKDAAIDLRKATDHLKARRRQMRKDPVFAQIDNLRRQQGSWQYDAQALNEYEQEEREIRKRLRQKRKLTLLQKILLWFRKLFGGEDEERIRKIELRHRLEIIEIEKAQLMQQKEEADKKKQEYEILLGQKRKKELEIHEIELAMKAIEEAASQVQKTFGQELNEKISEIFCDMTNGKYTQAVMDENLSMMVYDGFDHIDMKYLSNATVEQLYFALRLASADLLYENDAFPLFLDDVFGNYDDERLAQTMQYLSHHTDRQIFLFTGRKEILRLLDEKEILYHLISL, encoded by the coding sequence ATGAAGATTGAGGAGATCAATATTGATGGATTTGGAAAATTTCATAAATATCATTGCCAGACATCTGGGAAGTTAGAAGTTTTCTATGGCAAGAATGAATCTGGCAAGACAACACTTCGTAAGTTTATGATCGCAATGCTGTTTGGGCTGGAGAAATCAAGAGGACTTGCTGCAAGATATGATGATTTCACCAGATATCAGCCAGTAAATGGCGGCATTTACGGTGGCTCCATGGTCTTTGAAAAGGACGGGATCAGATATAAGATCATGCGAAACTTCGCACAAGGGCAGACAGAGTATCGCATATTTGATGCAGATACGATGGAGGAACTTAAGGGGAAGGAATACTTATTCGAATCCGATCAACAGGCATTTGAGAATACGGTTTCGATGACACAGGCAGAGATTCGTACAGGCAGAGAGATGAAGGAAGTTTTGCAAAATTCCATGGCGAATCTGCGAAGCAGCAAGGATGCCGCGATCGACCTTCGAAAAGCGACCGATCATTTGAAAGCCAGACGAAGACAAATGCGAAAAGATCCTGTTTTTGCACAGATTGACAATTTGCGAAGACAGCAGGGGTCATGGCAGTATGATGCACAAGCGTTGAATGAATATGAACAGGAAGAGAGAGAGATTCGGAAACGTTTAAGACAAAAGAGAAAGTTGACGCTGCTTCAGAAGATTTTGCTGTGGTTTCGAAAGTTATTTGGTGGGGAAGATGAAGAACGAATTCGCAAAATAGAACTAAGACATCGCTTAGAGATCATAGAGATCGAGAAAGCACAGCTTATGCAGCAAAAGGAAGAGGCAGATAAGAAAAAGCAGGAATACGAGATTTTGCTGGGGCAGAAAAGGAAGAAAGAACTTGAGATTCACGAGATAGAACTTGCAATGAAAGCGATCGAGGAAGCTGCAAGCCAGGTACAAAAGACTTTTGGACAGGAACTAAATGAGAAGATCTCAGAGATTTTTTGTGATATGACGAATGGAAAATATACGCAGGCAGTCATGGATGAGAATCTTTCGATGATGGTTTATGATGGATTTGATCATATCGATATGAAGTATTTAAGCAATGCCACGGTAGAACAATTATACTTTGCACTGCGCCTTGCATCGGCCGATCTTTTATATGAAAATGATGCATTTCCGCTGTTTTTAGACGATGTGTTCGGTAATTATGATGACGAAAGACTGGCACAGACGATGCAGTATTTAAGTCACCATACAGATCGTCAGATCTTTTTATTTACGGGCAGGAAAGAAATACTTCGTTTATTGGATGAGAAAGAAATTTTATATCATCTTATTTCTTTATAG
- a CDS encoding PqqD family protein yields the protein MKKKGIFFIMFKCQPGYTLRKIKGINYLLPYGQQIADLKKGFVLNETSTFLWNVLQHHEGAEPQQLAEILARTYQLDESYYPELLKDVTDFLTQLTAMGMITEDLHLISSIPSVSMIIAGICIKLYGSAELISPNFKPFYHEFSDDDTSQEIELVTTPPPSRCYGQVLLQNSEMTVFENPNRYVVLFPQMQNLYEAHMLKDGTYVRVYCHPQVSETNIENLFHAIRLFFLFTAQRNGLFAIHSASVLYQGKAWLFSGHSGMGKSTHTALWHELFDTPYLNGDLNLLGLHKDHIIAYGIPWCGTSGIFTAEAYELGGIILLGRDLQTDYLEELNPSEKILRVMQRMISPAWTERQLSENLFFAGEIADRVPVLHLLCTKNSSAACMMKNTIDQLEELQ from the coding sequence TTGAAAAAGAAAGGAATTTTTTTTATCATGTTCAAATGTCAGCCCGGATATACACTTCGAAAAATCAAAGGTATCAATTATCTCTTACCTTATGGTCAGCAGATTGCCGATCTGAAAAAAGGCTTTGTGCTGAATGAGACCAGTACTTTCCTGTGGAATGTACTTCAGCATCATGAAGGTGCCGAACCGCAGCAACTGGCAGAAATACTTGCCAGGACTTATCAACTGGATGAGTCTTATTATCCTGAACTTCTGAAAGATGTGACAGATTTTCTGACACAGCTTACAGCCATGGGAATGATCACAGAAGATCTCCACCTGATTTCATCAATCCCTTCTGTCTCTATGATAATCGCAGGAATCTGCATAAAACTATACGGTTCTGCAGAACTGATTTCCCCAAATTTCAAACCTTTTTATCATGAATTTTCGGATGATGATACCTCACAGGAAATCGAACTGGTCACCACGCCTCCGCCCAGCCGTTGTTACGGACAGGTTCTTCTGCAGAATTCTGAAATGACTGTTTTTGAAAATCCCAACCGTTATGTTGTCCTTTTTCCACAGATGCAGAACCTTTACGAAGCTCATATGCTGAAAGATGGTACTTATGTACGGGTTTACTGCCACCCACAGGTTTCCGAAACAAATATAGAAAATTTATTTCACGCCATACGGCTGTTTTTCCTTTTCACAGCACAAAGAAACGGACTGTTTGCAATCCACTCAGCTTCTGTTCTCTATCAGGGAAAAGCATGGCTGTTTTCCGGTCATTCCGGAATGGGAAAATCCACACACACTGCTCTGTGGCATGAGCTTTTTGACACACCGTACTTAAATGGAGACCTGAATCTTCTCGGATTGCATAAAGATCATATCATCGCCTATGGCATCCCCTGGTGCGGAACTTCCGGGATTTTTACTGCTGAAGCATATGAACTCGGAGGAATTATCCTCCTTGGGCGTGATCTGCAGACAGATTATCTGGAAGAGTTAAATCCTTCGGAAAAAATCCTCCGTGTCATGCAGCGCATGATCTCCCCTGCATGGACTGAACGCCAGCTTTCAGAAAATCTTTTCTTTGCCGGGGAAATCGCTGACCGCGTGCCGGTACTGCATCTTCTCTGTACAAAGAATTCTTCTGCCGCCTGCATGATGAAAAATACCATTGATCAACTGGAGGAGCTGCAATGA
- a CDS encoding S24/S26 family peptidase — MNTTKSDPVKIDLEQLLREGNIIRIKPQGYSMYPLFIPERDEALIQQTDYTDCHRNDVVLYRRDQGILVLHRICRITSDGFYMVGDNQYEVEGPLRQDQIIGKLIAVNRNSREFTVGNPFYKFVSSLWLFMLPVRPFCFKLSAFLRKLHHS, encoded by the coding sequence ATGAATACCACAAAATCAGACCCAGTTAAAATCGATCTGGAGCAGCTTCTCCGGGAGGGAAATATTATTCGCATCAAGCCTCAGGGTTACAGCATGTACCCTCTCTTTATTCCCGAACGGGATGAAGCACTGATCCAGCAGACAGACTACACAGACTGCCACAGGAATGATGTAGTCCTCTACAGGCGTGATCAGGGCATCCTTGTGCTTCACCGCATCTGCCGGATAACATCTGACGGCTTTTATATGGTAGGCGACAACCAATACGAAGTGGAAGGTCCTCTGCGTCAGGATCAGATTATCGGAAAACTGATTGCTGTAAATCGTAACAGCAGAGAATTTACTGTAGGAAATCCTTTCTACAAATTTGTTTCTTCCCTGTGGCTTTTTATGCTGCCTGTTCGCCCCTTCTGTTTTAAACTGTCAGCATTTCTCAGAAAGCTTCATCACTCATGA
- a CDS encoding nucleotidyltransferase family protein: MERIYNTYLKIIKNICTGSDHSVSVHPEDLPALAKLAQEHCTVPFVLPYLRSASVYPAMKQQVKGMMLNYYQIEHFTRLTVSLLRKNNIDCYLLKGLSLADCYPVPEYRKLGDLDLYLADPSDLARAQAILESNGYISEDELSDHHVTYRYIFPKTGRRFLLELHYRVVGQYQYSPANKLVDSVFSPECLKASTQTIHGYTYTVLPPTEYTFYMLHHMLKHYLYSGFGIRLLCDFTFYLKRHEKEINFRQIHEWCRESRISHLYEIILECCRKYLGLPDSIDARTQYNPHDCHDFIIQILKDGDMGTDISQSLVGSGSYQKVNFLTYFKEGHIQMKVRFPKASHYPVLWPALWCITFICFIRNTYTVRNTTFHQTLHSFKKINQKTKLIHIFENSDS, translated from the coding sequence ATGGAACGAATATACAATACTTATCTGAAAATAATAAAAAATATCTGCACCGGTTCTGATCATTCTGTTTCCGTACATCCGGAAGACCTTCCTGCTCTGGCAAAGCTGGCACAGGAACATTGTACTGTCCCATTTGTACTGCCATATCTCCGGTCTGCTTCTGTCTATCCTGCCATGAAGCAACAGGTAAAAGGCATGATGCTGAATTATTATCAGATTGAGCATTTCACCCGGCTTACCGTCTCTCTTTTAAGAAAGAACAATATTGACTGTTATCTTCTGAAGGGTCTGAGTCTGGCTGACTGCTATCCGGTTCCTGAATATCGTAAGCTTGGAGATCTTGACCTATATCTGGCTGATCCTTCTGACCTCGCCAGAGCACAGGCAATTCTTGAAAGCAACGGATATATCTCTGAAGATGAACTCAGTGACCACCATGTAACCTACCGTTATATATTTCCCAAAACCGGGCGCCGTTTTCTCCTGGAGCTTCACTATCGTGTAGTTGGCCAGTACCAGTACAGCCCCGCCAACAAACTTGTGGATTCTGTCTTCTCACCGGAATGTCTGAAAGCATCCACACAGACAATCCACGGATATACTTACACAGTCCTGCCGCCTACAGAATATACTTTCTATATGCTTCATCATATGCTGAAGCATTATCTGTACAGCGGATTCGGTATCCGCCTTCTCTGTGATTTTACCTTTTATCTGAAGCGTCATGAAAAAGAAATCAATTTCCGGCAGATTCATGAATGGTGCAGAGAATCCCGCATCAGCCATCTGTACGAAATTATTCTGGAATGCTGCAGGAAATATCTGGGTCTTCCGGATTCTATAGACGCCCGGACACAGTACAATCCACACGACTGCCATGATTTCATAATACAGATTCTTAAAGACGGCGATATGGGAACCGATATTTCCCAGTCACTAGTTGGAAGCGGTTCGTATCAGAAGGTTAACTTCCTTACTTATTTCAAAGAAGGGCACATCCAGATGAAGGTCCGCTTTCCAAAAGCCAGCCATTATCCAGTCCTCTGGCCTGCACTCTGGTGTATCACATTTATCTGTTTTATCCGCAACACCTACACAGTACGAAATACAACATTCCACCAGACCCTTCACAGCTTTAAGAAAATCAATCAGAAGACAAAATTAATCCATATTTTTGAAAACAGTGACTCCTGA
- a CDS encoding LacI family DNA-binding transcriptional regulator: MAKKMTMADIANLSGVGKSTVSRYFNGGYVKDETRAKIQKVIEEYNYTPNAFARLNAKQSNVIGVVVPTLNSKITSRVITSIDRYLREKGYTTLIQNSDHDIDQELQNIQRLIQLNVDGILISSIAITKDHKELLKKAGIPVVVLTQDYEDGISIIYDDYHAGKTIGEYIGKKGHQKVGYIGVYETDQAVGIERRNGVLDGLKEYGITPVTGKSDYSFIGGQMVTRELLEMESDLDAIICATDRLAFGAYKILHEHKKRIPEEVSVAAFGGYDESTLLTPELTTLKFDSYGMGYLGAETILKMITGEPVSKKQIVGYEFIEGGSVR, translated from the coding sequence ATGGCAAAGAAGATGACCATGGCAGACATCGCGAATTTATCAGGAGTTGGAAAAAGCACGGTATCTCGCTATTTTAACGGGGGATATGTAAAGGATGAGACGAGAGCGAAGATTCAGAAGGTCATTGAAGAATACAACTATACACCGAATGCATTTGCAAGATTGAATGCGAAACAAAGCAACGTGATCGGTGTAGTTGTGCCGACATTAAATTCTAAGATCACAAGTCGTGTGATCACAAGTATCGATCGGTATTTAAGAGAAAAGGGGTATACAACCCTTATTCAGAACTCAGACCACGATATTGATCAGGAATTACAGAATATCCAGCGCCTGATCCAGTTAAATGTGGATGGGATCTTGATCAGTTCCATAGCGATCACAAAGGACCACAAAGAGCTGTTAAAGAAAGCGGGGATTCCAGTGGTTGTTTTAACACAGGATTATGAAGATGGAATTTCCATTATTTATGATGATTATCATGCAGGGAAAACGATCGGAGAGTATATCGGGAAGAAAGGACATCAAAAGGTTGGATATATTGGTGTCTATGAGACAGACCAGGCAGTTGGAATCGAGCGTAGAAATGGTGTGTTAGATGGATTGAAAGAATATGGGATCACACCAGTGACAGGGAAGAGTGATTATAGTTTTATTGGTGGACAGATGGTTACAAGAGAATTACTTGAGATGGAATCAGATTTAGATGCGATCATCTGTGCAACAGACCGGCTTGCGTTTGGTGCATATAAGATTTTACACGAACATAAGAAGAGGATTCCAGAAGAAGTGTCTGTGGCAGCGTTTGGAGGATATGATGAAAGTACACTCCTGACGCCAGAGCTTACAACGCTAAAGTTTGATTCCTATGGAATGGGATACCTTGGAGCGGAAACGATTCTTAAGATGATTACAGGAGAACCAGTATCCAAGAAACAGATTGTGGGATATGAATTTATTGAAGGTGGAAGTGTCAGGTAA
- a CDS encoding VanZ family protein, producing the protein MKTIIGKITIDILTSIYQPFWFAILLSIMTMFFYLYVKCPEGAGKGWKAAIRTWIDHFKRDREFRKKYILFFYITMVLFKTLINRNMWMNPLCDVWGVWGIYRYNTVTGQRILTSECIENFFLLMPYIVLMFWNFEEKIFGKKVYIGKIILKSIQIAFLSSLTIELLQLFLRLGTFQISDLFFNTIGGLAGGIIYFLVNAMAERIRRMRN; encoded by the coding sequence ATGAAGACTATCATAGGAAAAATCACAATAGACATTCTAACATCAATCTATCAGCCGTTTTGGTTTGCAATTTTGTTATCAATAATGACAATGTTCTTTTATTTGTATGTAAAATGTCCAGAAGGAGCAGGCAAGGGATGGAAAGCAGCTATCCGGACATGGATCGATCATTTTAAAAGAGATAGAGAATTCCGTAAAAAATATATATTGTTTTTCTATATTACCATGGTATTATTTAAGACATTGATCAACCGAAATATGTGGATGAATCCATTATGTGATGTGTGGGGAGTATGGGGAATATACAGATATAATACAGTGACAGGCCAGCGCATTTTAACATCAGAGTGTATAGAAAATTTTTTCCTGCTTATGCCGTATATAGTATTAATGTTTTGGAATTTTGAAGAAAAAATATTTGGTAAGAAAGTGTATATAGGGAAAATCATATTAAAAAGTATCCAAATAGCGTTTCTGTCATCTCTGACAATTGAGCTGTTGCAGTTGTTTTTAAGATTAGGAACATTTCAAATATCAGATTTATTTTTTAATACAATTGGCGGGTTAGCAGGAGGAATTATTTATTTTCTAGTGAATGCTATGGCAGAACGGATTAGACGAATGAGAAATTAA
- a CDS encoding peptidase domain-containing ABC transporter, with the protein MKEKILLIWKHLKQGTLKKMWKQTLWIYQYGRRYWKAMILYTLLGLVGTGVSLVSSLISKDLVDIITGHQTGKLISTFVAMIGFSVANILVSQASGYASTFINLKVDSEIKNDIFAKMLVTDWESLTDYHTGDLVTRWSSDASNISSGILNWIPNLIIYTFRFISALAIVLYYDPTFALFALLGIPFSALLSKPLLKRMRDNNQRSAAMNAKLYGFNQEAFSNIQTIKAFDLIHFYTEKLKSLQKDYINMRLDFQKMSILTSVLMSIIGFIVSYSCYGWGIYRVWSNAISYGTMTMFLSLSGTLTSSVNSLVSLIPSAISLTISAGRLMDIVEMPQEDYSQDSAVGNFEKQHKSEGIGLNMQDLSYTYHNGTAVFANASIEAYPHEIVALVGPSGEGKTTMLRLILSLLTPQEGSSHICAGADHEHMIDMSPSTRKLFSYVPQGNTMFSGTIAENMRNVKQDATDEEIIEALKLACAWDFVEKLPDGIENIVKERGGGFSEGQAQRLSIARALLRRSPILLLDEATSALDVATERKVLRNIMQDTYPRTCIVTTHRPTVLNICNRVYAIRDKKCEILNDVEIHEMIQTF; encoded by the coding sequence ATGAAAGAAAAAATACTCCTGATCTGGAAGCACCTGAAACAGGGAACCCTGAAAAAAATGTGGAAACAGACATTATGGATCTATCAGTACGGCAGACGTTACTGGAAAGCCATGATCCTGTATACACTGCTTGGTCTGGTCGGAACAGGTGTCTCTCTGGTTTCCAGTCTGATTTCCAAAGATCTGGTAGATATTATTACCGGACACCAGACCGGGAAACTTATAAGTACCTTTGTCGCAATGATCGGCTTCTCTGTCGCAAACATTCTGGTTTCGCAGGCATCCGGATATGCCTCTACTTTCATTAACCTGAAGGTGGACTCCGAAATCAAGAACGACATCTTTGCCAAAATGCTGGTAACTGACTGGGAATCCCTGACCGATTACCACACCGGAGATCTGGTGACACGCTGGAGTTCCGATGCCTCCAATATTTCAAGCGGAATCCTGAACTGGATTCCCAACCTGATCATTTATACTTTTCGTTTTATCAGTGCACTGGCAATCGTGCTTTATTATGACCCTACTTTCGCACTTTTTGCTCTGCTTGGAATTCCCTTCAGTGCTCTGCTTTCAAAGCCGCTGCTGAAACGAATGCGTGATAACAATCAGAGAAGTGCAGCTATGAATGCAAAGCTTTATGGATTTAACCAGGAAGCTTTCTCCAATATCCAGACGATCAAGGCTTTCGACCTGATTCACTTTTATACAGAGAAACTGAAATCTCTTCAGAAAGATTATATTAACATGAGACTGGACTTCCAGAAGATGTCCATTCTGACTTCTGTTCTCATGTCCATTATCGGATTTATCGTATCCTACAGCTGTTATGGATGGGGAATTTACCGTGTATGGAGCAATGCAATCAGTTACGGAACTATGACCATGTTTCTGTCTTTGTCCGGTACATTGACAAGTTCGGTAAATTCTCTGGTAAGTCTGATTCCGTCAGCCATCTCACTGACTATTTCGGCAGGAAGACTGATGGATATCGTGGAAATGCCGCAAGAGGACTACAGTCAGGATTCTGCTGTAGGCAACTTCGAAAAGCAGCATAAGTCAGAAGGAATCGGTCTGAACATGCAGGATCTCAGTTATACCTATCATAATGGTACTGCTGTTTTCGCCAATGCTTCCATAGAGGCTTATCCTCATGAGATCGTGGCTCTGGTAGGACCTTCCGGTGAAGGTAAGACAACTATGCTGCGCCTGATCCTGTCTCTTCTGACACCGCAGGAGGGTTCTTCTCATATATGTGCCGGAGCAGATCATGAACACATGATTGATATGTCCCCTTCTACAAGGAAATTATTCTCCTATGTACCACAGGGAAATACAATGTTTTCAGGAACAATTGCAGAAAATATGCGAAATGTGAAACAGGATGCTACAGATGAAGAAATTATTGAAGCGCTGAAACTTGCCTGCGCATGGGATTTTGTGGAAAAACTCCCGGATGGAATTGAAAACATCGTTAAGGAACGGGGCGGCGGTTTCTCCGAAGGTCAGGCACAGAGGCTCTCCATTGCCAGAGCATTACTGCGCAGATCACCGATCCTGCTGCTGGATGAGGCTACTTCCGCACTGGATGTAGCTACTGAGCGAAAAGTCCTGCGAAATATCATGCAGGATACCTATCCCAGAACCTGTATTGTAACCACACACAGACCTACAGTTCTGAATATCTGTAACAGGGTTTATGCAATACGGGATAAGAAATGTGAGATACTAAATGACGTGGAAATTCATGAAATGATACAGACATTTTAA